One Niabella beijingensis DNA window includes the following coding sequences:
- a CDS encoding IPT/TIG domain-containing protein, with protein MRKKWILYVIAGYLLTGLLYACKKDKNAGPSGPVSIERFTPEQGGGRTELLITGTGFSSDTAQLSVTINGRPLKIIGANERQIMAIVPKKIGSGPVVITVNGQSATSTASFTYQFNRIVTTFAGSGVYGFANGKGADAQFYFSDPANAWYRSMGVVADRALNVYVADPGNHCIRKIDSSGNVTLFAGAPGVSGYADGKGNTARFSLPYGLALDADDNLYCVDPGNWDIRKITPDGTATTLGFAPGAPWGIAVNKTTGIIYYTCTDAGSIHSLPVAGGGSATVAEGLSYPAGIAADKSGNLYVSVSGEHVIRKLAAGTWASSIIAGTKDVAGYANGAGDKAKFSYPWGLAIDADGNLYVGTNGTWNGDPSVGDQSVRMIKAGTWEVDPFAGGNVSGFMNAIGTGAKFSAPIGVGVDKYGTVYVLDKNNNVVRKIVSE; from the coding sequence ATGAGAAAGAAATGGATCCTATATGTTATAGCAGGGTACCTGTTGACCGGGCTGCTGTATGCCTGCAAAAAAGATAAAAATGCCGGTCCTTCCGGTCCGGTAAGTATTGAACGTTTTACACCCGAGCAGGGAGGAGGACGAACCGAGCTGCTGATCACGGGTACCGGTTTTTCTTCGGATACGGCACAGCTATCCGTTACGATCAACGGGCGGCCTTTAAAAATTATCGGGGCCAATGAACGCCAGATCATGGCTATTGTTCCCAAAAAAATAGGATCGGGGCCGGTCGTGATAACCGTGAACGGACAAAGCGCTACCAGCACTGCTTCGTTTACGTACCAGTTCAACCGTATTGTAACCACATTCGCAGGCAGTGGCGTATATGGTTTTGCTAACGGAAAAGGAGCCGATGCTCAGTTTTATTTCTCGGATCCTGCAAACGCCTGGTACCGGAGTATGGGCGTGGTGGCAGACCGGGCGTTGAATGTATATGTGGCGGATCCCGGCAATCATTGTATCCGCAAGATCGATTCATCCGGTAATGTAACCTTGTTCGCCGGTGCGCCGGGTGTATCGGGTTATGCGGATGGAAAAGGAAATACAGCGCGCTTTTCCCTGCCTTATGGCCTGGCGCTGGATGCCGACGATAACCTGTACTGCGTGGATCCGGGAAACTGGGACATCCGCAAGATCACACCCGACGGAACGGCCACCACGCTTGGATTTGCACCGGGCGCGCCCTGGGGGATCGCCGTTAACAAGACTACCGGTATCATTTATTATACCTGTACCGATGCCGGCAGTATCCACAGCTTGCCGGTAGCTGGCGGCGGCAGCGCAACGGTGGCGGAAGGACTATCCTATCCTGCCGGGATTGCCGCCGATAAGAGCGGGAACCTGTATGTGTCGGTCAGCGGGGAACATGTGATCCGGAAACTGGCCGCCGGTACCTGGGCTTCTTCCATCATAGCAGGAACAAAGGATGTGGCAGGTTATGCGAACGGAGCCGGGGATAAAGCAAAATTCTCCTATCCGTGGGGACTGGCGATCGATGCCGACGGAAACCTTTATGTGGGAACAAATGGTACCTGGAACGGGGATCCTTCAGTGGGTGACCAGTCCGTGCGGATGATAAAGGCCGGCACCTGGGAGGTAGATCCCTTTGCCGGCGGTAATGTATCCGGCTTTATGAACGCAATCGGCACGGGTGCCAAATTCTCGGCTCCCATTGGGGTGGGCGTGGATAAATACGGAACCGTTTATGTGCTGGACAAGAACAATAATGTGGTACGGAAAATTGTTTCTGAATAA
- a CDS encoding RagB/SusD family nutrient uptake outer membrane protein, whose product MKRVFIYGMLVYVVVSLAGCAKYLDKQPDNLLTSDMIWQKRSTAESYLYQVYSHVQLQPDDYTTLGASDETACSLAGLNVRKMNAGNWSAQSYYWNYWPDYYSGIRQSFVFEQNIDKVPPQELGDELKNQYKSEVLFLRGWFYWRILRQYGPFVILRNILSLNEDFSNYTRAPFDSCLAEINRLMDRAAGGLPASWESSSNYGRPTKGTCLAVKSQAALLAASPLWNGNTLFASLKNNDGTPLAPAGFDADKWRVAAAAAKAVIDLNTYKLYVNTDDGDAVFDPLVSYRNVFISNWNSEIIFSSNLAGNPWIWGWEKRCNPGPGGINMQNATQNIVDIFYMRNGRTIDDPASGYAEDGFVQTDDPAKWGQARDGINRGYIAGNSNMYVNREARFYAAIQYNGKPVISAPTSDDRNYFSSDPNKDGRGRAEFYYNGKSGTLATNTGDITGYLVQKGANPASNIRNDQAQYRPYIHLRYAEILLNYIEALNEYDPGNPDVLRYLNAVRSRGGLPAFETVYPNLVGNTAEMRKVILRERQIELCFEGDRYFTLTRRMMMGDTKNRAIYRMNVMANDNGQGFSFAGFYTRNLLETRFWADRMYLFPIAQDDMDKSRGLVQNPGW is encoded by the coding sequence ATGAAAAGAGTTTTTATATACGGTATGCTGGTTTATGTTGTGGTTAGCCTCGCAGGGTGTGCCAAATACCTGGATAAACAACCGGATAACCTGCTTACTTCTGATATGATCTGGCAGAAACGGTCTACCGCAGAATCCTACCTGTACCAGGTATACAGCCATGTACAGCTGCAACCGGATGATTACACTACACTGGGCGCCAGCGATGAAACGGCTTGCAGCCTGGCCGGATTAAATGTGCGTAAGATGAATGCAGGTAACTGGAGCGCACAGAGCTATTACTGGAATTACTGGCCCGATTATTACAGCGGCATCCGGCAGTCATTTGTATTTGAACAGAACATTGATAAAGTGCCGCCACAGGAATTGGGCGATGAGCTGAAGAACCAGTATAAAAGTGAAGTGCTCTTTTTAAGGGGATGGTTCTACTGGAGAATACTGCGGCAATATGGCCCCTTTGTGATCCTGCGGAACATACTGAGCTTAAACGAGGATTTTAGTAACTATACGCGTGCTCCTTTTGATTCCTGTCTGGCCGAGATCAACCGGCTGATGGATCGTGCAGCGGGCGGACTTCCCGCGAGCTGGGAGAGTTCTTCCAATTACGGGCGGCCTACCAAAGGAACCTGTCTGGCGGTAAAATCGCAGGCGGCATTGCTGGCTGCAAGTCCGCTGTGGAACGGTAATACCCTGTTTGCTTCGTTAAAGAACAATGATGGTACCCCACTGGCACCCGCCGGCTTTGATGCGGACAAATGGCGGGTTGCCGCTGCTGCTGCAAAGGCGGTGATCGATCTGAACACCTATAAGCTTTATGTAAACACCGATGACGGGGATGCGGTATTTGATCCGCTTGTTTCTTACAGGAATGTGTTTATTTCCAACTGGAACAGTGAGATCATCTTTTCCTCCAACCTGGCAGGGAATCCCTGGATCTGGGGCTGGGAAAAAAGATGTAACCCGGGTCCGGGAGGGATCAACATGCAGAATGCCACACAGAATATCGTGGATATCTTTTATATGCGCAACGGCAGAACGATCGATGATCCGGCATCGGGTTATGCAGAAGATGGGTTTGTACAAACCGATGATCCCGCAAAATGGGGACAGGCCCGGGATGGTATCAACCGGGGCTATATTGCCGGTAACAGTAACATGTATGTAAACCGTGAAGCACGGTTCTACGCAGCCATTCAGTACAACGGGAAGCCTGTGATCTCGGCGCCGACATCAGACGACCGGAATTATTTTTCCTCTGATCCGAATAAGGATGGAAGAGGCCGCGCAGAATTTTACTACAATGGAAAGTCGGGCACACTGGCTACCAATACGGGGGATATTACCGGTTATCTTGTGCAGAAAGGAGCAAACCCCGCGTCTAACATACGGAACGATCAGGCGCAGTACCGCCCCTATATCCATCTTCGCTACGCAGAAATATTACTCAATTACATTGAAGCGCTGAATGAATATGATCCCGGTAATCCGGATGTGCTCAGGTACCTGAATGCGGTCCGCTCCAGGGGCGGGCTCCCTGCTTTTGAAACGGTGTATCCCAATCTGGTGGGAAACACTGCAGAGATGCGAAAGGTGATCCTCCGGGAACGGCAGATCGAATTATGTTTTGAAGGCGACCGTTATTTTACACTGACCCGCCGGATGATGATGGGCGATACAAAGAACCGGGCCATTTATCGCATGAATGTAATGGCCAACGACAATGGCCAGGGATTTTCCTTTGCCGGGTTTTATACCCGGAACCTGCTGGAAACCCGCTTCTGGGCAGACCGCATGTACCTGTTCCCGATTGCGCAGGACGATATGGACAAGAGCAGGGGGCTGGTACAAAACCCGGGATGGTAA